One stretch of Planococcus sp. PAMC 21323 DNA includes these proteins:
- the fur gene encoding ferric iron uptake transcriptional regulator, whose translation METRIDRIKKQLHAASYKLTPQREATVRVLLDHEEDHLSAEDVYLLVKDIAPEIGLATVYRTLELLTELKIVDKINFGDGVSRYDLRQEGAAHFHHHLVCLECGAVDEIQEDLLEDVENIVEKRWNFQIKDHRLTFHGICWRCNDSNSQNPSE comes from the coding sequence ATGGAAACTAGAATCGACCGCATAAAAAAACAATTACACGCTGCGAGTTACAAATTGACGCCACAGCGTGAAGCGACAGTTCGAGTTTTGTTAGACCATGAAGAAGATCATTTAAGTGCAGAAGACGTCTATCTTTTAGTTAAAGACATTGCACCGGAAATCGGATTGGCAACAGTATACAGGACATTAGAACTTTTAACTGAATTGAAAATTGTAGACAAAATAAATTTCGGTGATGGTGTGTCGCGTTATGATTTGCGTCAAGAAGGTGCAGCACATTTCCATCATCATCTTGTTTGTTTAGAATGTGGAGCTGTAGATGAAATACAAGAGGATCTTTTAGAAGATGTGGAGAACATAGTAGAGAAACGTTGGAATTTCCAAATTAAAGACCACCGTCTTACTTTCCATGGCATCTGCTGGCGCTGCAATGACAGCAATTCTCAAAATCCATCAGAATAA
- a CDS encoding NUDIX hydrolase — MKKFEEKTIHSNRIYEGKVINLKVDDVSLPNGHTSKRELVEHPGAVAIIAITPDRKIIFVEQYRKALERSLVEIPAGKLEPGEAPETTAMRELEEETGYTAEKLIKLQTFATSPGFADEVIHLFVAEGLSKATNGAVLDDDEFVELMEVTIEEAEKMVADERIYDAKTAFAVLWAKQHLSIEN, encoded by the coding sequence ATGAAGAAGTTTGAAGAAAAAACAATCCATTCCAATCGAATATATGAAGGGAAAGTCATTAATTTGAAAGTTGATGACGTATCACTTCCGAATGGCCACACATCAAAACGCGAATTAGTAGAGCATCCAGGCGCGGTTGCGATTATTGCAATTACTCCAGATAGAAAAATCATTTTTGTAGAGCAATATCGTAAAGCGTTGGAACGCTCATTAGTAGAAATTCCGGCCGGTAAACTAGAGCCGGGTGAAGCGCCAGAAACAACAGCGATGCGTGAATTAGAAGAAGAAACGGGCTATACAGCTGAAAAACTAATCAAACTACAGACTTTTGCGACATCTCCAGGATTTGCAGACGAAGTCATTCACTTGTTCGTAGCTGAAGGTTTGAGTAAAGCCACAAATGGTGCGGTGTTAGATGATGATGAGTTTGTTGAATTAATGGAAGTCACAATTGAAGAAGCGGAAAAAATGGTCGCTGACGAACGAATTTATGATGCTAAAACGGCTTTCGCTGTATTATGGGCGAAGCAACATTTATCAATTGAGAATTGA
- a CDS encoding aldo/keto reductase: MKKRQLGTSGLEVSEIGFGCMSLPTDEKDAGRIVDEAIAQGINYFDTADLYDRGENEEIVGKTLKHHRNNIVLATKVGNQWSNNSDEVQWNPSKDYIKKQIHESLKRLQTDYIDLYQLHGGMITDNAFETIEAFEELKKEGLIREYGISSIRPNVINRFLSESDLTSIMMQYSLLDRRPEEWLDTIQQSGGSVVTRGTLAKGLLTAEGLERANKIDGYLSYESENLKDTLQKLMNIHSNLHALSLHSILQHQAIGSVVTGASSPEQIKSTIKAYETNISQEQVKQAKAVTRQEVYKEHRD, translated from the coding sequence ATGAAGAAAAGACAATTAGGTACAAGTGGGCTTGAGGTTAGTGAAATCGGCTTTGGCTGCATGTCACTACCTACTGATGAGAAAGATGCAGGACGAATTGTTGATGAAGCAATTGCTCAAGGCATTAATTATTTTGACACGGCCGATTTATACGACAGAGGAGAAAACGAAGAAATTGTCGGCAAAACACTAAAGCATCACCGAAATAATATCGTTCTCGCCACAAAAGTAGGAAATCAATGGAGCAACAACTCTGATGAGGTCCAGTGGAATCCAAGTAAAGATTATATAAAAAAACAAATTCACGAAAGTTTGAAGCGATTGCAAACTGATTATATCGACTTGTATCAATTACACGGTGGCATGATTACTGATAATGCCTTTGAAACAATCGAGGCATTTGAAGAATTGAAAAAAGAAGGATTAATTCGTGAATACGGCATCTCTTCTATTCGTCCAAATGTTATTAATCGTTTTCTTTCCGAAAGCGATCTGACGTCTATTATGATGCAATACAGCTTATTAGATCGTCGTCCTGAGGAATGGCTTGATACTATTCAACAATCAGGAGGCTCTGTAGTGACGCGCGGTACTTTAGCAAAAGGTCTTTTAACTGCCGAAGGTCTTGAACGAGCAAATAAAATTGATGGATATTTATCTTACGAGTCAGAAAACCTAAAAGACACTTTGCAAAAGCTTATGAACATTCACAGCAATCTTCACGCATTGTCTTTGCATAGTATCTTGCAACATCAAGCAATCGGATCGGTTGTAACAGGCGCTAGCTCTCCAGAACAAATCAAATCGACTATCAAAGCATATGAAACTAACATCTCACAAGAACAAGTAAAGCAAGCAAAAGCTGTTACACGTCAAGAGGTTTACAAAGAACATAGAGATTAA
- a CDS encoding S-layer homology domain-containing protein: MIKKIFTTAAALTLVLTNASLAPLAATSFEEPSNVKPADYATDVSLNPTLEAIVKDSTGAAINTVDFKKGFKYDFASSNNMTGFENDAAENPLSSSIPTNSTPLTDQKIDAIAKNDNKTALTKSSNGFPSQRFVVDVSKDMAAGNAIEIYWEGKTLANGLANLSAWDYKANSWIALSQQEGNSKGNEIVLSAEIDKERFVKDGKVQAMVHDSGTVTNSKDEDFTMLWFSDTQYYAEDFPDVWTSMTDWMIKEFKNKTFEYAMHTGDVVNQVDKPDQWEVANKNFDRLDEANIPYGVLAGNHDVSIDTLNNTYDYTIFERYVGLYRFQDKPWFGGSMNDKNQNHYDLFSFGDHDFIFLYLGFGTNGSAETVAWANKVLKQYENRNAILGMHENINSLAQYVTDEARTVSREIVNPNNNVKMVLSGHHHGSNYRVKDVTNEDGSKREVLEVLGNYQGNTAPDRGQGYLRLLTFDPTDETLDFVTYSPYLNDYDFDQFDPAKESFTANFDLADVEAKPNPRQIETDYLAVNIYTDQAIGQVKNVKSGDKATVQWKGLSEKTNYQWYINMINAAGESEKSPVYQFTTGVKEPDPEPEPEPTKPTFPDVTPEKPDWAYEAIERMAGKGIIQGYPDKTFKWRNSIERQHVSLMFTRAIPELKSKPPYKLFSDVPVGYKYFEPIMATQQAGIVEGYDNKFRPAGMLTRQEMAKVLVVAFDINAKGSHKFPDVDPNGWSDPYIDALYAAGITVGSPDGKFNPKADVTRAEFAVFMDRALTYTKKQ; the protein is encoded by the coding sequence ATGATAAAAAAGATTTTTACTACTGCAGCTGCATTAACATTAGTCCTAACAAATGCTAGTTTAGCACCATTAGCAGCTACAAGCTTTGAAGAACCGAGTAATGTCAAACCCGCTGATTATGCTACAGATGTCAGTTTGAATCCAACGTTAGAAGCGATCGTTAAAGATTCTACAGGGGCTGCTATTAACACCGTTGACTTTAAAAAAGGATTTAAGTATGACTTCGCTAGTAGCAATAACATGACGGGATTTGAAAACGATGCTGCTGAGAACCCTCTCTCTTCAAGTATCCCAACAAATTCTACTCCTTTAACGGACCAAAAAATTGATGCAATCGCCAAAAATGATAATAAAACTGCCCTTACGAAAAGTAGTAATGGTTTCCCATCTCAACGCTTTGTTGTTGATGTATCTAAAGATATGGCTGCCGGAAATGCTATCGAGATTTACTGGGAAGGTAAAACACTTGCAAACGGATTAGCAAACTTATCTGCATGGGATTACAAAGCCAATAGCTGGATTGCTTTGAGCCAACAAGAAGGTAATTCAAAAGGCAACGAAATTGTCTTGTCAGCCGAAATCGATAAAGAAAGATTTGTTAAGGACGGAAAAGTCCAAGCAATGGTCCATGACTCTGGTACTGTAACGAATTCTAAAGATGAAGACTTTACGATGTTATGGTTTTCTGACACGCAATATTACGCTGAAGACTTTCCTGATGTTTGGACTTCTATGACTGACTGGATGATTAAAGAATTTAAAAACAAAACATTTGAATATGCTATGCACACTGGTGACGTAGTCAACCAAGTGGATAAACCAGATCAATGGGAAGTTGCCAATAAAAACTTTGACCGCTTGGATGAAGCTAATATTCCCTATGGTGTTCTCGCAGGAAATCATGATGTTTCTATCGACACGCTTAACAATACTTACGATTATACAATTTTCGAAAGATATGTTGGACTGTATCGCTTCCAAGACAAACCTTGGTTCGGTGGATCTATGAATGATAAAAATCAAAACCATTATGATTTGTTCTCATTTGGAGACCACGATTTTATCTTCCTTTATCTTGGTTTTGGCACTAACGGTTCTGCTGAAACTGTTGCATGGGCTAATAAAGTGCTTAAACAATACGAAAATCGCAACGCTATTCTTGGCATGCACGAAAATATCAACTCTTTAGCCCAATATGTAACAGATGAGGCCAGAACTGTAAGCCGAGAAATTGTTAATCCGAATAACAACGTCAAAATGGTGCTTAGCGGCCATCACCACGGTTCAAATTACCGAGTAAAAGATGTAACAAATGAAGACGGTTCTAAACGGGAAGTATTAGAAGTGTTAGGTAATTACCAAGGCAACACTGCTCCTGACCGCGGACAAGGTTACCTACGTTTGTTAACATTTGATCCAACTGACGAAACATTGGATTTTGTTACGTATTCTCCATATTTAAACGATTACGATTTTGATCAGTTTGATCCAGCGAAAGAAAGCTTTACTGCTAATTTTGATTTAGCTGATGTCGAAGCTAAACCAAACCCAAGACAAATTGAAACTGATTACTTAGCTGTCAATATCTATACCGATCAAGCGATTGGCCAAGTTAAAAATGTGAAATCAGGCGACAAAGCTACCGTTCAATGGAAAGGTCTTAGCGAAAAAACAAACTACCAATGGTATATAAACATGATCAACGCTGCTGGCGAAAGTGAAAAATCCCCAGTTTACCAGTTTACGACTGGCGTAAAAGAACCTGATCCAGAGCCGGAGCCAGAACCAACTAAACCTACATTCCCAGACGTTACACCTGAAAAACCCGACTGGGCATATGAAGCTATTGAACGTATGGCTGGCAAAGGAATTATTCAAGGTTACCCAGACAAAACGTTTAAATGGAGAAATAGCATTGAAAGACAGCATGTTTCATTAATGTTTACTCGTGCTATACCAGAACTGAAAAGCAAACCACCTTACAAACTATTTAGCGATGTTCCTGTAGGGTATAAATATTTCGAACCAATTATGGCAACTCAACAAGCTGGAATTGTTGAAGGTTACGACAATAAATTCCGCCCAGCCGGTATGCTCACTCGCCAAGAAATGGCGAAGGTATTAGTTGTAGCATTTGATATTAATGCAAAAGGGTCACATAAATTCCCAGACGTTGATCCAAATGGATGGTCTGATCCATATATTGATGCATTATACGCTGCCGGTATCACAGTTGGTTCGCCTGATGGCAAATTTAATCCTAAAGCGGATGTTACTAGAGCCGAGTTTGCAGTATTTATGGACAGAGCATTAACTTACACTAAAAAACAATAA
- a CDS encoding DUF3886 domain-containing protein: MAKRKEESTGLFSEDMLSKLKETKKDLLKEEQKLEEEKEAQRLFERKEREKNLSFAELLERHGDKGNKF; this comes from the coding sequence GTGGCTAAAAGAAAAGAAGAATCTACCGGTTTATTTTCAGAAGATATGCTATCGAAATTGAAAGAAACGAAAAAAGATTTACTCAAAGAAGAACAAAAGCTAGAAGAAGAAAAAGAAGCGCAGCGTTTATTTGAGCGTAAAGAACGAGAAAAGAATTTGTCGTTTGCAGAATTATTAGAACGTCACGGCGATAAAGGAAATAAGTTCTAA
- a CDS encoding acetyl-CoA C-acetyltransferase encodes MSQEIVIVSAVRTAVGSFQGSLKDVPATKLGEIVIKEALKRASIQPEQVSEVIMGNVLQAGLGQNPARQASINAGLPESVPAMTINKVCGSGLKSIQLAYQAIYAGDAEIVVAGGMENMSRAPYLMENARSGFRMGDQKVVDSMITDGLTCAFNDYHMGVTAENLCDRYDITREEQDKFAARSQARAAAAIESGRFDDEIVPVEIPQRKGDPIIFKTDEYVKSSSNEEKLAKLRPAFKKEGSVTAGNSSGINDGAAAVVVMSKAKAQELGLTPLATIVASGTAGVDPSIMGIGPVQAVKNALTKADMSLGDIELIEANEAFAAQSISVDRELEFNHDILNVNGGAIAIGHPIGASGTRIFVTLLHEMMKRDAKTGLATLCIGGGQGIATIIKRP; translated from the coding sequence ATGTCACAAGAAATCGTTATTGTAAGCGCTGTCCGAACTGCAGTAGGTTCATTTCAAGGGTCTCTTAAAGATGTTCCAGCAACAAAACTTGGGGAAATCGTTATTAAAGAGGCGCTAAAACGTGCGAGCATTCAACCTGAGCAAGTGTCAGAAGTTATTATGGGGAATGTGCTTCAAGCGGGACTTGGTCAAAATCCGGCTCGTCAAGCATCAATTAATGCAGGACTTCCAGAATCTGTTCCAGCTATGACAATTAATAAGGTTTGTGGCTCTGGATTAAAATCGATTCAATTAGCTTACCAAGCGATTTATGCAGGGGATGCAGAAATTGTGGTAGCTGGCGGAATGGAGAACATGAGTCGTGCGCCTTACTTAATGGAAAATGCCCGCAGTGGTTTCCGCATGGGAGATCAAAAAGTAGTTGATAGCATGATTACTGACGGACTAACATGTGCATTCAACGATTATCACATGGGCGTTACAGCAGAAAACTTATGTGATCGATATGATATTACAAGAGAAGAACAAGATAAATTCGCAGCACGTTCACAAGCGCGTGCAGCAGCAGCAATTGAATCAGGTCGTTTTGACGACGAAATTGTGCCAGTGGAAATTCCTCAGCGTAAAGGCGATCCAATCATCTTTAAGACTGATGAGTACGTGAAAAGTAGCTCTAACGAAGAAAAACTAGCAAAATTGCGTCCAGCATTTAAAAAAGAAGGCAGTGTAACAGCCGGAAATTCATCGGGCATTAACGATGGTGCGGCAGCAGTTGTGGTAATGTCAAAAGCCAAAGCACAAGAACTAGGTCTGACGCCACTTGCAACAATTGTAGCTAGTGGAACAGCAGGGGTGGACCCGTCTATCATGGGAATTGGTCCGGTACAAGCTGTGAAAAATGCGTTGACTAAAGCGGATATGTCACTTGGCGATATCGAGTTGATCGAAGCTAATGAAGCCTTTGCAGCTCAATCAATTTCAGTTGATCGCGAACTAGAATTTAACCATGATATTTTAAATGTTAACGGGGGAGCAATTGCCATTGGTCACCCGATTGGTGCTAGTGGTACACGAATTTTCGTAACGTTATTACATGAAATGATGAAACGAGATGCGAAAACAGGTCTTGCAACTTTATGTATAGGTGGCGGTCAAGGAATCGCAACAATCATTAAACGTCCATAA
- a CDS encoding hydroxymethylglutaryl-CoA lyase, with protein MFSLPKNATIIEVGPRDGLQNEEKLVGTEDKLQFISALQNAGIQEMELTSFVSPKWVPQMADSKEIVARAKKLGRQFVLTPNERGINAALESGAQSLAVFVGVSNTFNKKNINKTTQESMAALKPLILELKKHHVFVRACISTAFYCPFEGAISPEATIDLCREFVDWGIDELSVADTIGMANPQESYNLFKKLIKEFPEVLMTAHFHDTRKMALANIVSALQAGVTRFDTSAGGLGGCPFAPGATGNVATEDVINMLHRMDIQTGIDLDLLCVAIEKIEPYVTNSITTGMYTLYKNRS; from the coding sequence ATGTTCAGTTTACCAAAGAATGCCACGATTATCGAGGTTGGGCCACGAGATGGTCTCCAAAATGAAGAGAAGCTTGTTGGAACAGAGGATAAACTTCAATTTATTAGCGCTTTGCAAAATGCAGGAATCCAAGAAATGGAATTAACGTCCTTTGTTTCGCCAAAATGGGTGCCTCAAATGGCAGATTCAAAAGAAATAGTCGCCAGGGCAAAAAAACTGGGCCGACAATTTGTACTAACGCCCAATGAGCGTGGGATTAACGCCGCTCTTGAATCCGGTGCACAATCACTCGCTGTTTTCGTAGGTGTTTCTAATACATTCAATAAAAAAAATATTAATAAAACAACACAAGAAAGTATGGCAGCTTTAAAGCCACTCATTCTTGAATTGAAAAAACATCATGTTTTTGTACGCGCCTGTATTTCTACAGCGTTTTATTGTCCTTTTGAAGGAGCGATTTCTCCTGAAGCGACTATTGACCTTTGTCGTGAATTTGTCGATTGGGGTATCGATGAATTGAGTGTGGCAGACACCATTGGAATGGCTAATCCACAAGAAAGTTATAACTTATTTAAAAAGCTCATTAAAGAATTTCCAGAAGTGTTAATGACAGCACATTTCCACGACACGCGTAAAATGGCGTTAGCTAATATTGTTTCCGCATTGCAAGCAGGCGTAACACGCTTTGATACTTCTGCAGGTGGTTTGGGTGGCTGTCCTTTCGCTCCGGGAGCAACAGGCAATGTGGCGACAGAAGACGTCATTAACATGTTACACCGTATGGATATTCAAACAGGAATAGATCTAGACTTACTTTGTGTAGCGATTGAAAAAATAGAACCGTATGTGACAAACTCAATAACTACAGGCATGTACACATTATACAAAAATCGATCTTAA
- a CDS encoding alpha/beta hydrolase → MKKRLIWTSAIVSSFLTASATIVGIIASNRLMYVKKKDDQLILEREITAKRYDEAWYAKVPKSEQWIESDNGYPIKAIFLEPHDTNRYVIICHGVTESKVNSFRFARMFEHLGFNSVVYDHRRHGDSGGKTTSFGHFEKLDLKAVVKALELHVGPNLFYGIHGESMGAATTLLYGGMEDTANFYISDCAYSDISEQILHVMRTTTPLRTTLALRLASLFMKMRDGYSIATVSPRETIKNIKNPVLFIHSINDDFVLPKMSEELFALKQGPKELKMFSEGAHAQSFNKNPEEYEETVAEFLMKYGLLTPKKEATPISSSATLATYKT, encoded by the coding sequence ATGAAGAAAAGATTAATCTGGACTTCAGCAATTGTTTCTAGTTTTTTGACAGCATCCGCTACCATCGTAGGAATTATCGCCAGTAACCGACTCATGTATGTAAAGAAAAAAGATGATCAATTGATTTTAGAAAGAGAAATTACAGCTAAACGCTATGACGAAGCATGGTATGCAAAAGTACCAAAAAGCGAACAGTGGATTGAATCAGATAACGGTTACCCGATTAAAGCCATTTTTTTAGAACCTCATGATACTAATCGTTACGTTATCATTTGCCATGGTGTAACTGAATCAAAAGTCAACTCATTTAGATTTGCTCGGATGTTCGAACACTTAGGATTTAACTCGGTCGTTTACGATCACAGACGACACGGCGATTCAGGTGGAAAAACAACCAGTTTTGGCCATTTTGAAAAATTGGATTTAAAAGCGGTCGTAAAAGCTCTCGAGTTACACGTAGGACCTAACTTGTTTTATGGCATACATGGGGAATCCATGGGCGCAGCTACCACTCTTTTATACGGTGGTATGGAAGATACGGCCAATTTTTATATTTCAGATTGTGCTTATTCCGATATATCCGAACAAATTTTACATGTCATGAGAACAACGACGCCATTACGCACGACTTTAGCATTGAGACTCGCAAGTCTTTTCATGAAAATGCGTGATGGTTATTCCATTGCTACAGTGTCACCACGAGAAACTATAAAAAATATTAAAAATCCTGTACTTTTTATACACAGCATTAACGATGATTTTGTTTTACCTAAAATGAGCGAAGAACTTTTCGCATTAAAACAAGGTCCAAAAGAGTTAAAGATGTTTTCAGAAGGTGCCCACGCACAGTCTTTTAATAAAAACCCAGAAGAATATGAAGAAACCGTTGCTGAATTTTTAATGAAGTACGGATTATTAACACCTAAAAAAGAAGCTACACCCATATCTTCTTCAGCTACTTTAGCAACATATAAAACATAA
- a CDS encoding YneF family protein — protein MDTWIWIVIVIVALLAGVALGFYIARRYMMKYLQDNPPINEEMLRIMMMQMGQKPSQKKINQMMTQMNKASTKPEKKAKK, from the coding sequence ATGGATACATGGATCTGGATCGTAATCGTTATCGTGGCTTTACTCGCAGGTGTTGCACTTGGATTCTATATCGCTCGTCGATATATGATGAAATATTTGCAAGATAATCCACCAATCAATGAAGAAATGCTACGAATCATGATGATGCAAATGGGACAAAAACCGTCTCAGAAAAAAATCAATCAAATGATGACTCAAATGAATAAAGCATCAACTAAACCAGAAAAAAAAGCTAAAAAATAA